The proteins below come from a single Synechococcus sp. WH 8101 genomic window:
- the larC gene encoding nickel pincer cofactor biosynthesis protein LarC yields the protein MADLLVDCPTGLAGDMLLAACFDLGVPREVVEEPLALLGLAGAYQLTVEEASSGGLRGLRLQVAASRDPQPHRRWGDLRAQIEAAALAEPLRQRVLRVFAALAAAEARVHGMPEEAVHFHEVGAIDSLVDVVGVCAAITHLAPDRLLCQPPPAGRGTVATAHGVLPVPVPAVLELARQRRLPFRGGEDQPEGELTTPTGLALMAVLADSFEPWPSFAVDGLGVGLGHRQLDRPNLLRLIRSDRAVGLEPPSLPLMDAAEAQWQELVLQEAWLDDASPEDVAALAESLRQAGALEVTTTPALMQKGRPGLALAALLWPQDAEALRRIWLARSPTLGMRERRQGRWVLPRRGGHCPSPWGPVRVKQVRRPGGECTVKVEHDELQRLSKTAGQSIDQVRLTVLAEAARFEATEAWRW from the coding sequence ATGGCTGATCTGCTGGTCGATTGCCCGACCGGCCTGGCTGGAGACATGCTGCTGGCGGCCTGTTTCGACCTGGGTGTGCCCCGGGAGGTGGTGGAGGAGCCCCTGGCCTTGCTGGGCTTGGCGGGGGCGTATCAACTGACGGTGGAGGAGGCCAGCAGTGGCGGCTTGCGCGGTCTGCGCCTTCAGGTGGCGGCCAGCCGCGACCCCCAGCCCCATCGCCGTTGGGGCGACCTGCGCGCCCAGATTGAGGCGGCCGCCCTGGCGGAGCCCTTGCGGCAACGGGTGTTGCGCGTTTTCGCTGCCCTCGCGGCGGCAGAAGCGCGGGTGCATGGCATGCCTGAAGAGGCGGTGCATTTCCACGAAGTGGGTGCGATCGACAGCCTGGTGGACGTGGTGGGTGTCTGCGCGGCCATCACCCATCTGGCTCCGGATCGCTTGCTGTGTCAGCCTCCACCCGCCGGCCGGGGGACGGTGGCCACCGCCCATGGCGTCCTGCCAGTGCCCGTTCCCGCCGTCCTGGAGCTCGCCCGTCAGCGTCGCCTGCCCTTCCGGGGGGGTGAGGATCAGCCGGAGGGAGAGCTCACCACCCCCACCGGTCTGGCGCTGATGGCGGTTCTTGCCGACAGCTTTGAGCCTTGGCCGTCCTTTGCGGTGGATGGTCTTGGGGTCGGGCTCGGGCATCGGCAGCTCGACCGCCCCAATCTGTTGAGGCTGATCCGCAGCGATCGAGCCGTTGGGCTGGAGCCGCCGTCCCTGCCGTTGATGGATGCTGCGGAGGCTCAGTGGCAGGAGTTGGTGCTGCAAGAGGCCTGGCTCGACGATGCCAGCCCCGAAGATGTCGCTGCCCTGGCGGAGTCGCTGCGTCAGGCTGGGGCCCTGGAGGTGACCACCACCCCGGCGCTGATGCAGAAGGGGCGTCCGGGCTTGGCACTGGCGGCTTTGCTTTGGCCGCAGGATGCCGAGGCCCTGCGGAGAATCTGGCTGGCTCGTAGTCCCACCCTTGGGATGCGGGAGCGTCGCCAGGGCCGTTGGGTACTGCCGCGCCGCGGTGGGCATTGCCCTTCCCCCTGGGGCCCGGTGCGCGTCAAGCAGGTGCGGCGCCCGGGGGGCGAGTGCACCGTGAAGGTGGAACACGACGAGTTGCAGCGCCTGAGCAAGACAGCCGGTCAGTCGATCGATCAGGTGCGCCTGACCGTGCTGGCTGAGGCGGCGCGGTTTGAAGCCACGGAGGCGTGGCGATGGTGA
- the xth gene encoding exodeoxyribonuclease III, which produces MRIASWNVNSVRTRLDHVLHWLDAAQPDLLCLQETKVDDPQFPLEAFTSRGWQASIHGQKAYNGVALVSRTPLEDVRLGFSGELADEEAQELGAQKRVISALLDGVRVVNLYVPNGSSLKSEKYPYKLRWLACLQRYLQQPQQRGEPLCVVGDFNIARESRDIHDPDRLTGGIMASEPERAALNSALSGSLHDVFRVFEPDTGHWSWWDYRSGAWDRDRGWRIDHIYLCEELLAQARGCVIHKQERGRDQPSDHAPVVVDLCWPPEEDGDSDDWDL; this is translated from the coding sequence GTGCGGATCGCCAGCTGGAACGTCAATTCCGTGCGCACCCGCCTCGATCATGTTTTGCACTGGTTGGACGCTGCCCAGCCCGATCTGCTCTGCCTGCAGGAAACCAAGGTGGACGACCCCCAGTTCCCGCTGGAGGCCTTCACCAGCCGAGGCTGGCAGGCGTCCATTCACGGCCAGAAGGCCTACAACGGTGTCGCCCTGGTGAGCCGGACGCCCCTCGAGGACGTGCGCCTTGGCTTTTCCGGTGAACTGGCTGACGAGGAAGCTCAGGAGCTCGGCGCGCAGAAACGGGTAATCAGCGCTCTGCTCGATGGCGTGCGCGTGGTGAATCTCTATGTGCCGAACGGATCAAGCCTCAAATCGGAGAAATACCCCTACAAACTGCGTTGGCTCGCCTGCCTGCAGCGCTATCTCCAGCAGCCGCAGCAGCGGGGTGAGCCCCTCTGCGTGGTGGGCGACTTCAACATCGCCCGCGAATCGCGCGACATCCACGACCCGGATCGGCTCACCGGCGGCATCATGGCGAGTGAGCCGGAGCGGGCCGCCCTCAACAGCGCCCTCTCCGGCAGCCTGCACGATGTTTTCCGGGTGTTTGAACCCGACACGGGGCACTGGAGCTGGTGGGATTACCGCAGCGGCGCCTGGGATCGGGACCGGGGCTGGCGCATCGATCACATCTACCTCTGCGAGGAGCTTCTCGCCCAGGCCCGGGGCTGCGTGATCCACAAACAGGAGCGGGGGCGGGATCAACCCAGTGACCATGCGCCAGTGGTGGTGGATCTCTGCTGGCCCCCAGAGGAGGACGGCGACAGCGACGACTGGGACCTCTAG
- a CDS encoding FAD-linked oxidase C-terminal domain-containing protein, with amino-acid sequence MPHDWAALDRDLSRRLPANAVVRRRQELLAYDCDGLTLDRHAPPLAVLPRTREEVAEILACCHRHRIPFVARGSGTGLSGGALVEEEALLVITSRMRRILAVDLANQTITVEPGVINSWVTRAVAGEGFYYAPDPSSQVVCSIGGNVAENSGGVHCLKYGVTSNHVLGLEVVLPDGTLTHLGNGLVEAAELDLRGAFIGSEGTLGIATAITLRLLRAPETVCVLLADFPTTEAAGEAVRQVTATGVLPAGMEIMDNFMIQAVNDLFGHDEYPRDAAAVLLIELDGQAAEVAVAAERASALCRQAGARGVRRADDAADRAQLWKGRKSAFAAVGQISPTYYVQDGVVPRSSLPAVLAAIGALSRDHDLPVANVFHAGDGNLHPLILYKRDEPGVGGRVKELAAAILRACLDVGGSITGEHGVGADKRCYLDWMFSPDDLATMRRVRLAFDPCGLANPGKIFPTPTSCAESARRRVELAITDPNLVAF; translated from the coding sequence TTGCCGCACGACTGGGCTGCCCTGGACCGTGATCTCAGCCGTCGGCTCCCCGCCAATGCTGTGGTGCGACGCCGGCAGGAGCTCCTCGCTTACGACTGCGACGGGCTGACGCTGGATCGCCATGCGCCGCCCCTGGCTGTCTTGCCGCGCACCCGGGAGGAGGTGGCTGAGATCTTGGCCTGCTGCCATCGCCACCGCATTCCTTTTGTGGCCCGGGGCAGTGGCACCGGTCTCTCCGGCGGCGCCCTCGTGGAGGAGGAGGCGCTGCTGGTGATCACCAGCCGCATGCGTCGCATCCTTGCGGTGGATCTGGCCAATCAGACGATCACGGTGGAACCGGGGGTGATCAACAGCTGGGTGACCCGGGCAGTGGCCGGCGAGGGCTTTTACTACGCGCCGGATCCCTCCAGCCAGGTGGTGTGCAGCATCGGCGGCAATGTGGCGGAGAACTCCGGTGGGGTGCATTGCCTCAAATACGGCGTCACCAGCAATCACGTGCTCGGGCTGGAGGTGGTCCTTCCCGATGGCACGCTCACCCATCTGGGCAATGGCCTGGTGGAGGCGGCGGAGTTGGATCTGCGTGGTGCCTTCATCGGCAGTGAGGGCACGCTTGGCATCGCCACGGCCATCACCCTGCGCCTGCTGCGGGCACCGGAAACGGTGTGTGTGCTGTTGGCTGACTTCCCCACCACCGAGGCGGCCGGGGAAGCAGTGCGGCAGGTGACGGCGACGGGCGTTCTGCCGGCGGGGATGGAGATCATGGATAACTTCATGATTCAGGCCGTCAATGACCTGTTCGGCCATGACGAATACCCCCGCGATGCGGCGGCGGTGCTCCTGATCGAGCTGGATGGTCAGGCAGCCGAGGTGGCCGTGGCGGCGGAGCGAGCCTCCGCGCTCTGCCGTCAGGCGGGGGCCCGTGGCGTGCGTCGGGCTGACGACGCGGCCGATCGCGCCCAGCTCTGGAAGGGGCGTAAATCAGCGTTTGCCGCTGTCGGCCAGATCTCTCCTACCTATTACGTTCAGGACGGCGTCGTGCCCCGCAGCAGCCTGCCCGCCGTGTTGGCGGCGATTGGCGCCCTCAGTCGTGACCATGACCTGCCGGTGGCCAACGTGTTCCACGCCGGCGATGGCAATCTCCATCCGTTGATCCTCTACAAACGGGATGAGCCCGGTGTCGGGGGCCGCGTCAAGGAGCTGGCGGCGGCGATCCTGAGGGCCTGCCTGGATGTCGGAGGCAGCATTACCGGAGAACATGGCGTCGGCGCCGACAAGCGCTGCTACCTCGATTGGATGTTCAGTCCGGATGATCTGGCAACAATGCGCCGGGTGCGCCTGGCCTTCGATCCTTGTGGACTGGCCAACCCTGGCAAGATCTTTCCCACTCCCACCAGCTGCGCGGAGTCGGCCCGTCGCCGAGTGGAGCTAGCGATCACTGATCCGAATCTCGTCGCTTTCTAG
- the hemL gene encoding glutamate-1-semialdehyde 2,1-aminomutase, whose translation MTAPTLNTSRSQAIFSAAQALMPGGVSSPVRAFKSVGGQPIVFDRVKGSYAWDVDGNKYIDYIGSWGPAICGHAHPEVISALQEAIEKGTSFGAPCELENTLAAMVIDAVPSVEMVRFVNSGTEACMAVLRLIRAFTGRDKVIKFEGCYHGHADMFLVKAGSGVATLGLPDSPGVPRSTTANTLTAPYNDLEAVKQLFAENPEAIAGVILEPIVGNAGFITPEPGFLEGLREITKEHGALLVFDEVMTGFRISYGGAQAHFGVTPDLTTMGKVIGGGLPVGAYGGRKDIMEMVAPAGPMYQAGTLSGNPLAMTAGIKTLELLKQPGSYEKLAATTERLISGIIEAAGAAGLPITGGSVSAMFGFFLCEGPVRNFEEAKTADTERFGRLHRAMLQRGVYLAPSAFEAGFTSLAHSEADIDATLQAFRDTFAEIA comes from the coding sequence GTGACAGCTCCCACCCTGAACACCTCCCGCTCCCAGGCCATCTTCAGTGCCGCCCAGGCCCTGATGCCCGGTGGTGTGAGCTCTCCGGTGCGGGCGTTCAAGTCGGTGGGCGGCCAGCCAATCGTGTTCGATCGGGTGAAGGGCTCCTACGCCTGGGACGTGGACGGCAATAAATACATCGACTACATCGGCAGTTGGGGACCTGCCATCTGCGGCCATGCCCACCCCGAGGTGATCAGCGCCCTGCAGGAAGCGATCGAGAAAGGCACCAGTTTCGGAGCCCCCTGCGAACTGGAGAACACCCTGGCCGCCATGGTGATCGACGCCGTACCCAGCGTTGAAATGGTGCGCTTCGTGAACAGCGGCACCGAGGCCTGCATGGCGGTGCTGCGACTGATCCGCGCCTTCACTGGACGCGACAAGGTGATCAAGTTTGAAGGCTGCTACCACGGCCATGCCGACATGTTCCTGGTGAAGGCCGGCTCAGGTGTGGCCACCCTGGGCCTTCCCGACTCCCCAGGGGTGCCGCGCAGCACCACAGCCAACACCCTCACCGCCCCTTACAACGACCTGGAAGCGGTCAAGCAGCTATTTGCAGAGAACCCTGAGGCCATTGCCGGCGTGATCCTTGAGCCGATCGTCGGCAATGCTGGCTTCATCACACCGGAGCCCGGTTTCCTGGAAGGTTTGCGCGAAATCACCAAGGAGCACGGTGCTCTGCTGGTGTTCGATGAAGTGATGACCGGCTTCCGCATCAGCTACGGCGGTGCCCAGGCCCACTTCGGCGTCACACCCGACCTCACGACCATGGGCAAAGTGATCGGCGGCGGCCTGCCTGTGGGTGCCTACGGCGGCCGCAAAGACATCATGGAGATGGTCGCCCCTGCCGGACCGATGTATCAAGCCGGCACACTCAGCGGCAACCCTCTGGCGATGACGGCCGGCATCAAGACCCTCGAGCTGTTGAAGCAACCCGGCAGCTACGAGAAGCTCGCTGCCACCACAGAGCGCCTGATCAGCGGGATCATCGAGGCCGCTGGTGCTGCTGGCCTACCGATCACCGGTGGCAGCGTCAGCGCCATGTTCGGGTTCTTCCTCTGTGAAGGCCCGGTGCGCAACTTCGAAGAAGCGAAAACCGCCGACACGGAGCGTTTCGGTCGCCTTCACCGGGCCATGCTCCAACGCGGTGTGTATCTGGCACCCAGTGCCTTTGAAGCCGGTTTCACCTCGCTGGCCCACAGCGAAGCCGACATCGATGCCACTCTGCAGGCCTTCCGGGACACCTTTGCCGAAATCGCCTGA
- a CDS encoding carbohydrate porin, whose product MQRLLTRLLASASAGLLGMCGPAQAGPIQTLLGLPDWMDLSVDYTTEPMGGMLGGLNPAATSWFQETVVGLSMSSGLNKEESTWQEIDHWQVNLELTNAAGDPNLNTELGSAFTLQTLVIPVGTWITEANISRNRGESWWDAQAGLMSMDPEFLVAPAYNNYINSTLNNTLNLLVVGLPINPFVAPGVKLGAHSENLGSIKYGYFYLNPETSIAASLGTDPEQPDVQGSLQALQWQINPLRKRKDLFEPIRVRNSRVTVARQLPLPLMQLGGYYATTKLLIEGAGEIGDGANRGLYASLTWPIELPVGLDNRIWLAGSLGLDPDNNPVPTFGAGGWLSQGVLPNRPLDVLALGLTRSSFSPTLTPGLTYEGVIELNYSIYISDVVQVQPVMQWLINPSGTGEVPGVWAGGVQVNLNL is encoded by the coding sequence ATGCAGCGCCTGCTGACCCGCCTTTTGGCCTCCGCCTCAGCTGGCCTGCTCGGCATGTGCGGCCCGGCTCAGGCTGGGCCGATTCAGACCCTGCTCGGCCTGCCTGACTGGATGGATCTGAGTGTGGACTACACCACCGAGCCGATGGGGGGCATGCTCGGGGGCCTCAATCCCGCCGCCACCTCCTGGTTCCAGGAAACGGTGGTGGGCTTGTCGATGAGCAGCGGCCTCAACAAGGAGGAATCCACCTGGCAGGAGATTGACCATTGGCAGGTGAATCTGGAACTCACCAATGCTGCCGGTGACCCGAATCTGAACACGGAGCTGGGATCCGCCTTCACCCTGCAGACCCTGGTGATCCCGGTGGGAACCTGGATCACAGAAGCGAACATCAGCCGCAACCGTGGCGAGAGCTGGTGGGATGCCCAGGCCGGCCTGATGTCGATGGATCCGGAATTTCTGGTGGCACCGGCCTACAACAACTACATCAACTCCACCCTCAACAACACCCTCAATCTGCTGGTGGTGGGGCTGCCGATCAATCCCTTCGTGGCTCCGGGTGTGAAGCTCGGTGCCCACTCCGAGAACCTGGGGTCGATCAAATATGGCTACTTCTACCTCAATCCGGAAACCAGCATTGCCGCCAGCCTGGGCACTGACCCGGAACAGCCCGATGTTCAAGGAAGCCTGCAGGCGCTGCAATGGCAGATCAACCCGTTGCGCAAACGCAAGGATCTGTTTGAACCGATCCGGGTGCGAAACAGCCGAGTGACGGTGGCCCGCCAACTGCCCCTGCCCCTGATGCAGTTGGGCGGCTATTACGCCACCACCAAATTGTTGATTGAAGGCGCTGGCGAGATCGGGGATGGTGCCAACCGGGGCCTCTATGCCTCATTGACCTGGCCGATCGAGTTACCGGTGGGGCTCGACAATCGCATCTGGTTGGCGGGATCACTTGGCCTGGATCCCGACAACAACCCGGTTCCCACCTTTGGCGCCGGTGGCTGGCTCTCCCAGGGGGTGCTGCCCAACCGCCCCCTGGATGTGCTCGCCCTGGGCCTGACCCGTAGCAGCTTCAGCCCCACCCTCACACCCGGACTGACCTATGAAGGCGTGATCGAACTGAATTATTCGATCTACATCTCCGACGTGGTGCAGGTGCAGCCCGTGATGCAATGGCTGATCAATCCGTCAGGCACCGGAGAGGTTCCGGGAGTCTGGGCCGGCGGCGTGCAGGTGAATCTGAACCTCTAG
- a CDS encoding YajQ family cyclic di-GMP-binding protein, translating into MASTYSFDVVSDFDRQELVNTLDQVRRDVSQRYDLKDSGTEIELEETEVVITTASDMTLQAVEDVLRTKATKRNLSLKIFDFQTPEAVGGNRVKQVVKLRKGLSQELAKKLSKIVRDELKKVTVAIQGESLRITGKSKDDLQQAIQLLKTKEDELDVPLQFENYR; encoded by the coding sequence ATGGCCAGCACCTACTCCTTCGACGTGGTTTCGGATTTCGACCGTCAGGAGCTGGTGAACACCCTGGATCAGGTGCGGCGGGATGTGAGTCAGCGCTACGACCTCAAGGATTCCGGAACGGAGATCGAGCTGGAGGAAACCGAAGTGGTGATCACCACGGCCAGCGACATGACCCTGCAGGCGGTGGAGGATGTGCTGCGTACCAAAGCGACGAAGCGAAATCTGTCTCTCAAAATCTTTGATTTCCAGACGCCGGAGGCCGTGGGTGGAAACCGGGTGAAGCAGGTGGTGAAGCTGCGCAAGGGGCTCAGTCAGGAGCTTGCCAAGAAGCTCAGCAAGATCGTGCGCGATGAGCTCAAGAAGGTGACGGTGGCGATTCAGGGGGAAAGCCTGCGCATCACCGGTAAAAGCAAAGACGACCTGCAACAGGCGATTCAGCTGCTCAAAACAAAGGAAGACGAACTCGATGTTCCCTTGCAGTTTGAAAATTATCGTTGA
- a CDS encoding MAPEG family protein — protein sequence MALINLFTASDAAPFAWSLVLAGAVVVLSIVPLGAARSQADFTMADMGAPRAMFDRLPAWGQRASWAHQNSFEAFSLHAPAALLALIAALHTGPLPAIAIGAALLQPLLRFLYIGAYVGNVPPLRGLCWASALFCSGLLYVEGLRALIRA from the coding sequence ATGGCTTTGATCAACCTGTTCACCGCGTCCGACGCGGCCCCTTTCGCCTGGTCTCTGGTGCTCGCCGGAGCCGTGGTGGTGCTGAGCATCGTGCCCCTGGGCGCCGCCCGCTCCCAGGCGGATTTCACCATGGCCGACATGGGCGCTCCCCGGGCGATGTTTGATCGCCTCCCCGCCTGGGGCCAACGGGCCAGCTGGGCCCATCAGAACAGCTTCGAAGCCTTCAGCCTCCACGCCCCCGCTGCCCTGCTCGCCCTGATCGCCGCCCTGCACACCGGCCCACTTCCGGCCATCGCCATCGGCGCTGCATTGCTGCAACCGCTGCTGCGCTTCCTTTACATCGGCGCCTACGTGGGCAACGTGCCACCCCTGCGGGGGCTCTGCTGGGCCAGCGCCCTGTTCTGCTCAGGTTTGCTCTATGTGGAAGGGCTCAGGGCTCTGATCCGGGCCTAA
- a CDS encoding SPFH domain-containing protein, which produces MEVFFGLPALVLLALLGGGSVKVTSGGRSRLVERLGKYDRELQPGLSFVLPVVEKVVSHESLKERVLDIPPQLCITRDNVSIEVDAVVYWQLLEHSRAYYAVDNLQAAMVNLVLTQIRAEMGKLDLDQTFTTRSEVNELLLKELDEATDPWGVKVTRVEMRDINPSSGVQQAMEAQMTAEREKRAAILRSEGEKEAQLNEARGRAEALVLDARAQKEALLLEAEAQVKQQELLAKAKAEAALELASALEANPKAAEAMRLMLAKDWMQMGEQLVDAPAGSVLMVDPQSPASLLAALKQFQQGQV; this is translated from the coding sequence ATGGAAGTGTTTTTTGGACTGCCTGCCTTGGTGCTGCTCGCCCTGCTGGGTGGCGGCAGTGTGAAGGTCACCAGCGGCGGTCGCTCCAGGTTGGTGGAGCGGTTGGGCAAGTACGACCGCGAGCTGCAACCGGGTCTCTCCTTCGTGTTGCCTGTGGTGGAGAAGGTGGTGAGCCATGAATCGCTCAAGGAGCGGGTGCTGGACATCCCTCCCCAGCTCTGCATCACCCGCGACAACGTCTCGATCGAAGTGGATGCCGTGGTGTATTGGCAGCTCCTAGAGCACTCTCGGGCGTACTACGCCGTGGACAATCTGCAGGCGGCCATGGTGAATCTGGTGCTGACCCAGATCCGTGCCGAGATGGGCAAGCTCGATCTCGATCAGACCTTCACAACGCGCAGTGAGGTGAACGAGCTGCTGCTGAAGGAGCTGGATGAAGCGACCGATCCCTGGGGGGTGAAGGTCACCCGGGTGGAGATGCGCGATATCAATCCGTCTTCAGGAGTGCAGCAGGCGATGGAGGCACAGATGACGGCGGAGCGGGAGAAACGGGCGGCGATTCTGCGCTCGGAGGGTGAAAAGGAAGCCCAGTTGAACGAAGCGCGCGGCCGGGCGGAGGCGCTGGTGTTGGATGCCAGGGCCCAGAAGGAGGCGTTGCTTCTGGAGGCGGAGGCCCAGGTGAAACAGCAGGAATTGCTAGCCAAGGCCAAGGCGGAGGCGGCATTGGAGCTCGCCAGCGCCCTGGAGGCGAATCCCAAGGCGGCTGAGGCGATGCGTCTGATGCTCGCCAAAGACTGGATGCAGATGGGCGAGCAGCTGGTTGATGCCCCGGCCGGCAGTGTGTTGATGGTCGACCCCCAGTCGCCGGCGTCCTTGCTGGCTGCCCTGAAGCAGTTCCAGCAAGGCCAGGTTTAG
- a CDS encoding NfeD family protein: MAAFWVPLIWLLLAGVLLILELVQPSFDGLMFAALAALLLSLLTALASVPIGIQIGLFVLFTVIGTVWLSRWSARRNPRPGQARQREDLAEVITPFPAGGEGRVRWHGQSWAASSLDLDRPIAVGDHVVVAGRDGNRLQVMARLPRPSDP; the protein is encoded by the coding sequence ATGGCTGCGTTCTGGGTGCCCCTGATCTGGCTCCTGCTAGCCGGCGTGCTGCTCATCCTGGAACTGGTGCAACCCAGCTTCGATGGGCTGATGTTTGCCGCCCTAGCAGCACTGCTGCTCTCGCTGCTCACCGCACTGGCCTCCGTGCCCATCGGGATCCAGATCGGGCTGTTCGTGCTGTTCACCGTGATCGGCACCGTGTGGCTGAGCCGCTGGTCGGCCCGGCGCAATCCTCGTCCGGGACAGGCGCGGCAACGGGAGGATCTGGCTGAAGTGATCACGCCGTTTCCAGCCGGCGGTGAAGGGCGGGTGCGCTGGCATGGCCAGAGCTGGGCCGCCAGCTCCCTCGACCTCGACCGACCGATTGCCGTGGGCGATCACGTGGTGGTGGCCGGCCGCGACGGCAACCGACTGCAGGTGATGGCCCGTCTGCCGAGGCCCTCAGACCCCTGA
- a CDS encoding DNA recombination-mediator protein A: MSRSLDLPALDRVDTLAQELALLQDKGKRRIAILGSRHVPVVAIHLIELIARSLAQEGHSLITSGAQGVNAAVIRGVLEVDPARLTVLLPQSLERQAPEIRDQLDRVLHLIEKPEYDDLPLPMASSRCNQDIISRCDQLICLAFHDSETLLNSCRSAEDMGKVVSLLFFD, from the coding sequence TTGAGCCGCTCCTTAGACCTTCCTGCCCTCGATCGGGTTGACACCCTCGCCCAGGAACTGGCCCTGCTTCAGGACAAGGGCAAACGACGGATCGCCATCCTTGGCAGCCGCCATGTGCCGGTGGTGGCGATCCATCTGATCGAATTGATCGCCCGTTCCCTGGCGCAAGAAGGCCATTCCTTGATTACCTCCGGGGCCCAGGGGGTGAATGCGGCCGTGATCCGCGGTGTTCTCGAAGTGGATCCAGCCCGTCTCACCGTGCTGCTGCCCCAGAGCCTGGAGAGGCAAGCCCCCGAGATCCGTGATCAGCTCGACCGGGTGTTGCATCTCATTGAGAAACCTGAATACGATGACCTGCCTCTGCCGATGGCGAGCAGCCGCTGCAATCAAGACATCATCAGCCGCTGTGATCAGTTGATCTGCCTGGCGTTTCATGACAGCGAGACCCTGCTCAACAGCTGCCGCAGTGCGGAGGACATGGGCAAGGTGGTGAGTCTTCTCTTCTTCGACTGA
- a CDS encoding phosphotransacetylase family protein: protein MGNTLLIGSCEPFSGKSALVLGLARHLAAGGHSVRFGKPLATSFDWTPADGALPDPLIDDDVRFVGSTLGLAEHQLIPSLHLLSPITAESRLAQAELDAGDGFQRLRQDLAQGGEGVTLLEAAGSLHEGLLYGLSLVQLAHGLDAPVVLVHLWQDSRSVEALLAARDQLGERLVGIVLNAVTPDEVDELQRHVVPALEALGLVVFGVMPRSPLLRSVTVGELVRRLDARVICCEERLELLVETLSIGAMNVNSAMEFFRRRRNMAVVTGADRTDIQLAALEASTQCLILTGAGEPLPQLISRADELEVPLLKVDHDTLATVEVIEQAFGHVRLHEAVKATYAFRLVEEHCQLEQMCSALGLPSR, encoded by the coding sequence GATCCTGTGAACCCTTCAGCGGCAAGTCAGCCTTGGTTCTGGGCTTGGCCCGACACCTGGCCGCTGGCGGCCATTCCGTCCGTTTCGGCAAGCCACTGGCCACCAGCTTCGACTGGACTCCGGCCGATGGGGCTCTGCCCGACCCCTTGATTGACGACGACGTCCGCTTCGTAGGCAGCACGCTTGGTTTGGCGGAGCATCAGCTCATTCCCTCGCTCCACCTGCTCTCACCCATCACCGCTGAGTCCCGCCTCGCTCAGGCCGAGCTCGATGCGGGCGATGGGTTCCAGCGGCTCCGACAGGATCTGGCTCAAGGCGGAGAGGGTGTGACCTTGCTCGAAGCGGCCGGCAGCCTTCACGAGGGCCTGCTCTACGGGCTCAGCCTTGTGCAGCTGGCCCATGGCCTTGACGCTCCGGTGGTGCTGGTGCATCTCTGGCAAGACAGCCGCAGTGTGGAGGCGCTGCTCGCCGCCCGGGATCAATTGGGTGAGCGCCTGGTGGGCATCGTGCTCAATGCGGTGACCCCCGATGAGGTGGACGAGCTGCAGCGTCATGTGGTGCCAGCACTGGAAGCCTTAGGGCTCGTGGTGTTCGGGGTGATGCCCCGATCACCTCTGCTGCGCAGTGTCACGGTGGGCGAGTTGGTGCGCCGCCTTGATGCGCGGGTGATCTGTTGTGAGGAGCGCCTGGAGCTGCTGGTCGAGACCCTGAGCATCGGCGCCATGAACGTGAATTCGGCGATGGAGTTTTTCCGGCGTCGCCGCAACATGGCAGTGGTGACCGGCGCTGATCGCACCGATATTCAGTTGGCGGCCTTAGAGGCCTCCACTCAGTGCCTGATCCTCACCGGTGCGGGCGAACCCCTGCCCCAGTTGATCAGTCGTGCCGATGAGCTCGAGGTGCCGTTGCTGAAGGTCGACCACGACACCCTGGCCACTGTGGAGGTGATCGAGCAGGCCTTTGGACATGTGCGTCTGCATGAGGCGGTCAAGGCCACCTATGCCTTCCGACTCGTGGAAGAGCACTGTCAGCTTGAGCAGATGTGCTCCGCCCTTGGCTTGCCATCCCGCTGA